The following nucleotide sequence is from Aneurinibacillus soli.
GTGTTCAGGTCGCGGCATCGACAATCAAGAAGAATGCAGAAGTTGTCGCGCGTTCGAACCGAATGGCAACGCAAATTTTAAAGTTAAATGACCAATGCAGAGAGTGGCGAACACCAAGATCATTTCTAACAAGTGTTTTTTCGATAGAACTTTCATTACAGAGCAGAAACAGAGGAAATTTTCCTGAAAGCTCGTTCCGTCGCTTCTGAACTTGGTTTCCAATTAGAAGAAGCTTCTGTTGGCGGGGGAAGCGACGGAAATTTCACCGCTGCACTGGGCATCCCTACGTTAGATGGGCTTGGTGCTGAAGGCAAAGGACTTCATGCGGAACATGAGCACATCCTTATTGATTCCCTGCCAAAACGGGCAGCGTTATTTGCAAATTTATTATTGAGACTATAATGATATAAGCAAAAGCCGATTTTTCCTACGCTAAGGAAGAATCGGCTTTTGCTTATATCATTTGCGCATTATTTAATTATAAAGGATACAATCCCTAAAATTATACACAGGATACCACCCAATAATTGCCCTAGTCCAGAAGCCTCCCCAAGCAGGAATAAATTAAAAATATTTTTTCTTGTTTGTGTCTTTCCTACGAGTGCATCATCCGTTTTCATTCTATAGATACCCCATAATACTAAGACCACTCCAAAAAGTATAATAAATAATTTTAAAGCCATGTCTTTACCTCCGTCTAGTAGTTCTATGTTGAATTAATCATCTTGCTCAAATATAAAAACCTCTTCAATTGATAAGTTAAAAACTGAAGATATTCTATATGCGAGTAAAACAGATGGATTATACTGCTGTTTTTCTAAAGAAATAATGGTTCTTGAAGATACACATACTTTATCAGCTAGTTCTTGTTGTGTGATACCAAGTTTTAAACGTAGCTCTTTTATTCTATTTTTCATAGCCCGCTCCTAATTAAAGAACGTGATTATAGTATTTCTTAGCTAATACGCTGATCATTGAGGAAAATAGTAGCATGATAAATAAAGCAGTGTTTGTTGGAATTGCAATCCACTTTGAAAGAAACATCATAAGGAAAATCGCGATCATTAAAATTTTCAAGGTAACGTGCGCAGCTTTTCCTTCTATTACGTCATCTCTTTCATCATACTCTTTTGACAGCTCTCTTTCTAACTGCTTGCGATTGATATTGTATTTAACATGGGAAGTTATCGCGAAAACTAAAAATATTGCTCCTACGGATAACTTTATGACACCAGAATAAAATCCCTCTGTAGTACTTTCAAAAATCCCCATTGTAAGAATGGCTAATGAGACTAAATAAAGCTCTGTCAATCTATTTTTCAAATAAATCACCCCCAATATAGCACCATGTGAGGTTTGTTCCGTATGAAGTTTATTTCACATGAAGTTAACTTCATATTAGACTGTGTTAAAAAGGATGTCAATGGTTAATTTATGGTTAATTTATCCTTAAAAAAATTACCAATATACATAAAAAAGATGACCCCGAACCAATATCGGAGTCATCTTCTTCGTGCATACATTTTCACAACGCCAAAAAAATGTGAATTTCTCCATCTAATTTATGTTCCTCCTCTGCAAACTATTTTTGCACTTCCACCCGTAGCCCATCTGGAAAAATAAGCACATAGGAGCCAAAATCAAGTGCCTGTTTGCAGCAACGGCTCGTAAGCTTCTTGCGGTTTTTCTTTTCGAGCCCAGTGAATGTACCACAAGCCGAGCAGTACGTTTCATAGCCTTCTTGCATCGCCAATGCGTATAAAGGAGCACCAATCCGCCTGCATTCTTCTTTAAAAGCAACGTCTTCATCCCGAAACGGCTTACCTTCGATAAACAAATGAT
It contains:
- a CDS encoding M20/M25/M40 family metallo-hydrolase, with the protein product MKARSVASELGFQLEEASVGGGSDGNFTAALGIPTLDGLGAEGKGLHAEHEHILIDSLPKRAALFANLLLRL
- a CDS encoding DUF2178 domain-containing protein; amino-acid sequence: MKNRLTELYLVSLAILTMGIFESTTEGFYSGVIKLSVGAIFLVFAITSHVKYNINRKQLERELSKEYDERDDVIEGKAAHVTLKILMIAIFLMMFLSKWIAIPTNTALFIMLLFSSMISVLAKKYYNHVL
- a CDS encoding helix-turn-helix transcriptional regulator; this encodes MKNRIKELRLKLGITQQELADKVCVSSRTIISLEKQQYNPSVLLAYRISSVFNLSIEEVFIFEQDD